A segment of the Centropristis striata isolate RG_2023a ecotype Rhode Island chromosome 15, C.striata_1.0, whole genome shotgun sequence genome:
gatagatagatagatagatagatagatagatagatagatagatagatagatagatagatagatagatagatagatcctcATCTCTTTCTCTGGCTCCTGGTCACagcagcatcaaattcaaagccttgcctcttgcctacaaaatagcaacgggcACAGCTCCTTCtgatctgaactcctttgttcaggtccacaaaccctccgtccactacgctcctccagtgaaagacgtctggcggaaggcctctacgtctcagaccagactcttctcctctgtagaacCCCTATAGGTGGTGGAACCAACCTCCAGACTCTTCTCCCCTGTAGAACCCCTATAGGTGGTGGAACCAACCTCCAGACTCTTCTCCCCTGTAGAACCCCTATAGGTGGTGGAACCAACCTCCAGACTCTTCTCCCCTGTAGAACCCCTATAGGTGGTGGAACCAACCTCCAGACTCTTCTCCCCTGTAGAACCCCTAtaggtggtggaaccaacttccaaactccatctgatctgctgagtccttctcaatctttgagaagagactgaagacctttaactctttactgaacaccttcactcacGTCGCTTtgaataaaagcgtctgctaaaagacattgtagaattgtagaacaCTGTGAACACTGGGAACAGGTTTTGAAGGTCCCTGTTTGTGGTTTTCCAGATCCAGGGCGCCATCATAGGGGCCAGTGCAGTGGAGCTCCTGATTGGCCTGTGCGGGTTGCCAGGTCTGCTGCTGGAATACATCGGACCCCTCACCATCACACCAACCGTCTCACTGATCGGCCTGTCTGTCTTCACCACAGCTGGAGACAGGGCGGGGTCTCACTGGGGGCTGTCAGCGCTGTGagacacctgtctgtctgtctgtctgtctgtccgtccacctgtctgtctgtccacctgttttatcacctgtctgtctgtccacctaTTGATCTTTTTACCTGACCATATTTTTATAAACTGACTAACTAGTACCAgctagacagacagacagacagacaggtggtcagacagacagctgtctctctctctctcaggtgtaTTTTGCTGATCGTGCTGTTTGCTCAGTACCTGCGAGcgacatcacttcctgttcctGTTTACAGCAGGAAGAAAGGCCTGACATCCACCAGAGTCCAGATCTTCAGGATGtttcctgtaaaaaacaaacaaacaacaacaacaacaacaacaacaacaacaacaacaacaacaacaacaataacctgtgtgacctgtgacctgtctgtctctctcagatCATCCTGGCCATCATGCTCGTCTGGCTCGTCTGCTACGTCCTGACTCTGGCCAACCTGTTGCCTAGCGACCCCGATCGCTACGGACACAAGGCGAGGACGGACGCCCGCGGTGACATCATGGCGTCCTCGCCCTGGTTCAGAGTCCCCTACCCCTGTAAGACCCCGGCCAATCACAGGCTGCTCTCACAGCCAATCACAACATCcctttaaaaattcataaaatgagATCAGCatctgttttaataaaaaacctCAAATTCTaccacaaataataataataataataataataataataataataataataataataatacatttaatttgtatagcgcttttcaagACACCCAAAGATGCTTAACAGGCaataacatatacataaacatacatacgaCAGATTTCAGATGTAGAAGCGGCGAACAAACAGCGCCAGCGTTCTCTCACATCCGAAAACAAAGATAAAGCATAACATGAGAGAGGGGCggagcaacataagcacatcATACACTTTACAACATGCAACATGCATTCGAGTGCGTAAGCCTGAGATCTGCCTTTGTCAGTGCCTAATCAGTCCCGTCTCACAACATAGCCGTTGCTATGGAGACAGTCTTCCAAGGCCACTAGGCAGTGGCAGATAGTCAACAGGTAATAGAGATCTTCAATCTCCCCCACAGAAAGAGCCGCCAGGCACACGACTCGCCACCTCTCCCACGCGTCCATCATGTAGCCAGCAGGACAGGAGGACTCCTCCAGAAGATGGTGTCTATTCAGCTGAGAGACCAGAGAGAGTCTCTGAACAACTTTTCTTCAGTAaactgacttcctgtctgctcTGTCTCCTGAAGGCCAGTGGGGGTTGCCGGTGGTAACGGTTGCCGGGGTGTTGGGGATGCTGAGTGCAACAATGGCGGGTATCGTGGAGTCTATCGGTGATTATTACGCCTGCGCTCGTCTCTCTGGAGCCACGCCCCCCCCGGTCCACGCCATCaacaggtgagacaggaaggaaacaggaagtgatgcaGGCAGACTCCGCCCCCACAggtgtttgatgttttttgttggtttcaGAGGAATCTTCACTGAAGGTGTCTGCTGCATCATTGCTGGGCTGCTAGGGACAGGAAACGGATCCACTTCCTCCAGCCCAAATATAGGCGTGTTGGGCATCACCAAGGTAACGGACTGGACCTACTTGTCAGACCAGGAAGCTGCCCCTCTAGTCAGACCTCAGACCAGAAACCTGCTCCTCTAGTCAGACCTCAGACCAGTAACCTGCTCCTCTAGTCAGACCTCAGACCAGTAACCTGCTCCTCTAGTCAGACCTCAGACCAGAAACCTGCTCCTCTAGTCAGACCTCAGACCAGAAACCTGCTCCTCTAGTCAGACCTCAGACCAGTAACCTGCTCCTCTAGTCAGACCTCAGACCAGTAACCTGCTCCTCTAGTCAGACCTCAGACCAGTAACCTGCTCCTCTAGTCAGACCTCAGACCAGTAACCTGCTCCTCTAGTCAGACCTCAGACCAGAAACCTGCTCCTCTAGTCAGACATCAGACCAGGAACCTGCTCCTCTAGTCAGACCTCAGACCAGTAACCTGCTCCTCTAGTCAGACCTCAGACCAGGAAGCTGCCCCTCTAGTCAGACCTCAGACCAGAAACCTGCTCCTCTAGTCAGACCTCAGACCAGGAACCTGCTCCTCTAGTCAGACCTCAGACCAGGAACTTGCTCCTCTAGTCAGACCTCAGACCAGAAACCTGCTCCTCTAGTCAGACCTCAGACCAGTAACCTGCTCCTCTAGTCAGACCTCAGACCAGTAACCTGCTCCTCTAGTCAGACCTCAGACCAGAAACCTGCTCCTCTAGTCAGACCTCAGACCAGGAACCTGCTCCTCTAGTCAGACATCAGACCAGGAACCTGCTCCTCTAGTCAGACCTCAGACCAGGAACCTGCTCCTCTAGTCAGACCTCAGACCAGTAACCTGCTCCTCTAGTCAGACCTCAGACCAGAAACCTGCTCCTCTAGTCAGACCTCAGACCAGGAACCTGCTCCTCTAGTCAGACCTCAGACCAGGAACCTGCTCCTCTAGTCAGACCTCAGACCAGGAACCTGCTCCTCTAGTCAGACATCAGACCAGGAACCTGCTCCTCATATTACCTTATACAGATCTGAAAGAAGTCCTGACCTCTCCCCTGCAGTCTGTTCACTGGGTGTGTTTGATGCGGGTGCAGGTGGGCAGCAGGCGGGTGGTGCAGTACGGAGCCGGCATCATGTTGGTTCTGGGATCCGTCGGCAAGTTTACAGCTCTGTTCGCCTCGTTGCCAGACCCGATCCTCGGAGGAATGTTCTGCACCCTGTTCGGTAACATAACAATAATCCAGATGTTAGTAACACAACAATAATCCAGATGTTAGTAACATAGTAATAATCCAGATGTTAGTAACATAACAATAATCCAGATGTTAGTAACACAACAATAATCCAGATGTTAGTAACATAGTAATAATCCAGATGTTAGTAACATAACAATAATCCAGATgttagtacaataataataatccagatGTTAGTAACATAACAATAATCCAGATgttagtacaataataataataatccagatGTTAGTAACATAACAATAATCCAGATGTTAGTAACATAACAATAATCCAGATGTTAGAtaacataatagtaataatcCAGATGTtagtaacataataataatccagATGTTGGTGACATAACAATAATCCAGATTTtagtaacataataataatccagATGTTAGATAACAACAATAATCCAGATGTtagataacataataataataatccagatgttagtaacataataataatcgAGATGTTAGTAACATAATAATCCAGATGTtagataacataataataatccagCTGTTAGTAACATAACTATAATCCAGATGTtagtaacataataataatccagATGTTGGTAACATAACAATAATCCAGATGTTTGTAACGTAACAATAATCCAGATGTTGATTATAATCCAGATGTTGGTAATAATACAGATGGTAGTAATAATCCAAATGtcagataaaaataatacagaTGGTAGTAATAATCCAGATGTTAGTAATAATCCAGATGTTGATAATAAAAATCCAGATGgtagtaataataatccagATGTTAGTAAAAATAATCCAGATGTTAGAAATAGTAATCCAGATGTTAGTAATAATAATCCAGATGTTAGTAATAGTAATCCAGATGTTAGTAATAATCCAGATGTTAGTAATAATAATCCAGATGTTAGTAAAAATAATCCAGATGTTAGTAATAATAATCCAGATGTTAGTAATAGTAATCCAGATGTTAGTTATAATAATCCAGATGTTAGTAATAGTAATCCAGATGTTAGTAATATTAATCCAGATGttgtggtgttcctcagggaTGATCACAACTGTTGTTAATAATCCCGATGTTATAATAGTAATCCAGATGTTAGTTATAATAATCCAGATGTTAGTAATAGTAATCCAGATGTTAGTAATATTAATCCAGATGTTAGTTATAATAATCCAGATGTTAGTAATAATAATCCAGATGTTAGTAATAGTAATCCAGATGTTAGTTATAATAATCCAGATGTTAGTAATAGTAATCCAGATGTTAGTAATATTAATCCAGATGTTTTGGTGTTCATCAGGGATGATCACAACTGTTGTTAATAATCCAGATGTTGTTAATAATCCCGATGTTATAATAGTAATCCAGATGTTAGTTATAACATCCAGATGTTAGTAATAGTAATCCAGATGTTAGTAATATTAATCCAGATGTTAGTTATAATAATCCAGATGTTAGTAATAGTAATCCAGATGTTGTTAATAATCCAGATGttgtggtgttcctcagggaTGATCACAGCTGTTGGGCTCTCTAATCTTCAGCTGGTGGATTTGAACTCGTCCAGAAATCTTTTTGTTCTCGGCTTCTCGATGTTCTTCGGTCTGACGCTGCCGACGTACCTGGACACACACCCCGACTCCATCcgcacaggtgtgtgtgtgtgtgtgtgtgtgagtttctggatattttctgtgttttctcctGTAAACGGATCTTCATACCTTcaccttctctttctttctttctttctttctttctttctttaattatttatttatttatttattattgtaattctttattgtcatttgatAGGTTAACACAATAACCatattttataaatgacaaatagatggtttattaatgtttaatcatcacttataaatggtaaacagatagttattaatgtttaactaactaaatcatttgtAAATTacaaatagatggtttattaatgtaagttgatagttactttactttaattaGCATTGTTTAataacaattcaattataattaatagtatattaatagtttaagttgcactcattttaacattttaacaccataataagtatattaatgattttgaaatgattcatattcctttaagaaattggttgaaaacatttaaagattaaatatgtttagcactttgtaaaatggttaataattggtttataaaccatctataaacatcacttagttgcttattgtaaagtgttacctttgaTTGTTTAccctttatttactgtttatctgtttatcCTGTACAAACATCTGTGAGGAGCTACAGGGAGTCATGTTCTGTCCAGATGTTAGAGCCAGATGTTGTTATAAATAAGAGGCAGTATCAGTCACAGCAAGGTTTCCGTTCTCCTTGAAGAATGTGTCAGActgtaaatattataataaatattaaattatttgtgtTAATGTAAAGGTAAATATCTAAACTCTTCTGTGTGTTCAGGTCTTACAGAGCTGGATCAGATCCTGACGGTTCTTCTTTCCACTGAGATGTTTGTTGGAGGTTTTCTGGCTTTTTGTCTCGACAACACAAtaccaggtacacacacacacacacacacacacacacacacaccaaggttattatagacaaaacaaaacattttcgttaactgaaataaaaataaaaactagttaaaaaaaaaactgaaactgaaaaactgaaactgtattttgtggttaaatggtaaatggacccaaactattaaaaccttgacacacacacacacggttggatatttcctgttgttgttgattgtgtcgttcttcttctctgtttcctTCAGGGAGCAAACAGGAGCGAGGTCTGGTGCAGTggatgtcctcctcctcctcctccggctcCTCCTATGATCTCCCTCTGGGGATGAACCTGGTCAGGAGGACTCGCTGGCTCCGCCGCTTCCCCATCAGTCCCTCCTTCAGAGGCTTCAGGACGTCTGAGGAGCTGCCACCAccacctgaggaggaggaggagccggagagaggaggagaggaggaggaggagactccCAGCTCCAAggtgtgacatcatcagtcGGGAATCGAACCTGTGACGCTGTGATGCTTTTAATTTCTCGGTTTATTGTCATTGTTCAGACTTTATAATCAGATTTCATGAGTCTGTGACAGTGACAgcaattttttatataataataataataaattaaatgaaataaacatgaaTCCTGGTTGAATCACGAGAACAAAAGATGAACAACTGCTGTTAGAAAATATTTGGTTCTTTGATAAAAACCGGCgtctcctacactgtaaaaaatgtctgtagattttagggtgaaaactgttaaaccatgacagttaaagacataaaatgataaatgagttaattcagtttcagtaacaatgaaacactctaaatgtatttatcagacagaacagtgttttttacagtttagtttttaatataaaataaaaaataaaccaaaactaataaaaactcaactaaaactaataaaaactcaactaaaactaataaaacataaattaaaactaatacaaaataaactataactaataaaaaataaacttaaatgagtaaaactcaactaaaactaataaaaaataaactaagactaataaaaactagattaaaactaataaaacagtattttttacagttttttattttctttaaaatacattactccattgtctggcaccgtgtttgtaacaacaatatactgtaacatatatatatatatatatatatatatatatatacaatatatatcactgtaatttttgcatttatcttttgtaaaagtactttttctaactgttaaatgtactaaacaccatatctctaacagaaatatactgttatatttaatggtaaaatctttaatttatgcagcatttataaagtattttcttgtcaattatatggcagaacagcgtttcttttgatgggaaaatgttttattcatacagtaaaatatggaataaaatgtcaatcttatcTGATTGCACCGTTtctattacggtaaagttctggcaaccacagctgctggtttttactgtaaaaacgacagttgttttttacagtgtataccaGATATTTTCcagagattatttttattaattattctgaaaatcaaacaaacaatcaaacagGATTCAAGATGCTGAAACTGTCAACgggccagtagggggcgctacgTCTACCTCGCACACTGTTTATTTATCGGTCTGAGCTACTaactcatgttgttgttgttgtttctgctcatcacacaacaacaaacaacaacaacaggtacaactcatccaatcacagagctgaAAATAAAAGAGTGACATCATCAGGTGAGAAACATGTAACAAGCCAATCAGGAGCAAGCTcgctgtgatgtcacaactcgatgaataaataataatttgttttatcgttaatgttttttattattattattattattattattattattaatctgcAGCCTCTGTTACCATGGATACCGAAAAGAATATTTGTaaagcattttgtgtttttaaagaaactgtaagaatacaaaacaaaatgtttttgtttccacttgtttttatttacaacatcaaaaaaataatgttctttTGATTATTCAAAAgtgtaaaatatagaaaattagTGTCAGAACTgtgcaaaaaatgacaaaacaaacttTCTTTTCATCAACATGACAAGTGAGCCAAAAAACCTTTggctaaacaacaacaactacaactacaacaacaacaacaattaaatCTAACAACAGGAGATATTATATATTACTGAACTGTTACAGTAACGACCTTTCATAGAGCGTCCCGCTAATGTTCCGCTAATGTTCcgcaaaataaatataatatatattttcataaagACCTGTGGTGGCTTTTCTCCTCAGGGCATTTGTAGTGCAGTCTGGATCAGGaaagctaacaggctaacagttagctctgtagcagtacagtgtgtatgtgttcacttagtgatctctgtttgtttacaacaagcaccggacactctgtgcacagttagcatgctggtttgtttacagtaAGCTGTGGACACTGAGCAGTGATTGGTGACTGTGGGACAGGTGGAGGTGTGTTAAATATCCCACTAATGTCCCGTTCATAGTAGCCGTTTCTCCACtccaagttagcccccagagggatttagagactccagaggtgatgtatggttctctccgtcgctaactgtgcacgtcagcagctgatcataaacaaagcagcatggctaattatgcacaaagtctccgctgatcataaacatagtgatggtgaattaacggcatcactaactgtgcacagagtgtctggtgcttgttgtaaacaaacagagatcgctaagtgaacacctcctgcagcagcagcacatacacactgtactgctacagagctaactgttagcctgttagcacatacacactgtactgctaaagagctaactgttagcctgttagcacatacacactgtactgctacagagctaactgttagcctgttagcacatacacactgtactgctacagagctaactgttagcctgttagcacatacacactgtactgctacagagctaactgttagcctgttagcacatacacactgtactgctacagagctaactgtagctaactacCGCtaacggaggctcttcttaacgagccgcggagATGGGAGGCTTTTCTTGGCttggcttgttaagaagagtaagaaaaagtcgctggatttgtttccagtcgctttcttgaaaaatagtctctaagggggtctgaaaagtcactaaatatagcaacaaagtcgctaagttgggagcactgcttcgcctgcttttacaaatggcgcgtgttgttgtcacacagagtactatgtcacatcctgcttagcgatctatccaatcagtaaccaggctgttttcaggggagaataaagaccctgctcttctacagggactaaaaaagtcccgataaaagtccgctccggacggctcatattcaaattaggggcttttcggtgagtgagacctgcttcattctgggtattgtccGGCTATTAccctgtagtggaaacagccctactGTGCTCCTCCAACAGTCCTCCAGGGATCCTCTCTGGGACTCTGGAGGATCAGTGGAGACGCTCTAGAGACTAAATGTCCCGACAGGAAACGGTTCTATGAAGGAGCTCCAGAGAATCATCAAACATCATGATGTGGATATATTATCTACTGTTAACATATTCTAGTGATTGTAATTACATTAATGTCATTAATGTGGTTATGTTGCTTCAGCAGCTTATTAGAATGAAactaaataaagtttttaccctttgatgcacaacatattgaccccccttctaatgcacaacatgggtcaaaaatgaccctcattcattcccatgttgtttaatgctgctgtatgtttctgtgctctatcttttgatatcaacttattttatgattgaatgttccaagtattctttaaatatcttgtgtttgataacaacagatcattatttccattttgcctctcgaactttatgaagaaaaaaggttttgtattattacatagctaactacttggctaagtagcttgctaagctaactacttagcaaagaagttagctaagtattagcttagcaagctacttagctaattacttagctagaagttagctaagtatttagcttagcaagctacttagctaactacttagccaagaagttagctaagtagttagcttagcaagctacttagctataaatggatatgggtcatttttgacccatgttgtgcattagaagagtagtgactcaaaaagggattttataaaagaatgaataaaggaaaacataaaattaggatgtatgatgatcaaaaacaaactaattgaggaaaacgaGAGTTTTAACTATGGTTCTATTTCACTGACCGCTAGAGGTGGTGCTTTCAGCACTGGATATTCCATCTCGCGCATGCGCAGGTCGAGTAGTTATACCAACAAAGTCACCTGTGACCCCTGGATGACCCCTGGATGACCCGGGAACATCTATAAGTTCCGGTGTCACCAGAAGATCTGTTCCAACTGGATCTTCTTGCGAAACTGAGAGATCCGAGACATCCTGTCCCAGAGGGCGGGTCCCCTCCATCAGTGAGTGCCAGAGGGGACAATGTGTCCCCTCTGCTCTGCTACGAGACTACCAGCGGCGAGCCAATTGACCTGCTATCAGATTATTCCTCAATCGCGAGAAGATAGAAGGAACAGATCTTCTGGTGACACCGTAACTCATAGATGTTCCCGGGTCATCCAGGGGTCATCCAGGGGTCACAGGTGACAGGTATAACTACTCGACCTGCGTGAGATGGAATATCCAGTGCTTAAAGCAACGTCTCTGGCGGTCAGTAAGAATGAAACAGAACCTGGAATACcgaatgatgaaaataactttatggcaaagatatagaacattaaAACTCCGTCAGGTCACTTTAGTCAAACAGcagtttattttccttttgttgaGTTTCTGTCAGATCGTCATAAAATATCCTCAGACATGTAGCTCTTCTGGTCGCTATGTTAGCTCCATGCTAGCAGACAAAGTGTCATCATACAGGATATGATGTCATCATACAGGATATGATGTCATCATACAGGATATGATGTCATCATACAGGATATGATGTCATCCCGGCGCCGTGCGAGAGAAGTTAACGGTGTGCAGGCTTaagggggggttgggggggggcGAGCACTGTCGGCTGGAACCCCATCACCGACAGGACAGTGGGGGGGGGCGGGGTTTATCGCCACGGGGGCGGGGTTTATCACAGGAAACAGGGACCTGGCTGCTGCGGGGAGGAACACCTGGACGTACTGACCGGTCTCTGGATCCAGCAGCAGCTTCCTCTGAGGCGGCGGGGCGGGGTCCACGTAGAAGCACCGCCCACTTTCAGGATCCAGCATCATGTGACGGGGGGCGGGGCCACTGAGGAGGGTGCCAGCCAGGAAGTCACCGCCCACCTGTGAAGGTAAGAAACCCGCAGCGCTacagaggagctgctgctggagagtCTGTTGTTGCTCACGTTGATGGAGAGTCTGTTGTTGCTCACGTTGCTGGAGAGTCTGTTGTTGCTCATGTTGCTGGAGAGTCTGTTGTTGCTCACGTCGCTTGTGTTGCTCGTTTTGCTCATGTTGCTTGTGTTGCTCACGTTGCTTGTGTTGCTCAAGTTGCTCCTGTGCTGCAGTTGTCTCCGTGCTGCTCTCCTGGTCTCCGGAGGTCCTGATGTTGGGGGGGACAGAGACCTGGTTGCTCCTGGTCAGCAGGTGGATTGTGGGTCCATGGGGGGTGAGGCTGGTCTGGATGAGGCTAAGGGGGCCGTGCAGGTAGCTGATCCTGCCCAGGTGAGGCTGCAGGTAGAAACAGGGACGGAGGACCTGCTGGGAGGACCCGGAGACAGACTGGGAGGACCCAGGGACATACTGGGAGGACCCGGAGACAGACTGGGAGGACCTGGGTACAGACTGGGAGGACC
Coding sequences within it:
- the slc23a1 gene encoding solute carrier family 23 member 1, producing the protein MDDVSESHDNQAEGRSHEADRVNLPMEDGRNNKQPIGAQGAGSDMIYTIEDVPPWYLCILLGLQHYLTCFSGTVAVPFLLAEAMCVGRDQNTISQLIGTIFTTVGITTLIQTTVGVRLPLFQASAFAFLIPAQAVLGLDRWRCPPEEEIYGNWSLPLNTSHIWQPRIREIQGAIIGASAVELLIGLCGLPGLLLEYIGPLTITPTVSLIGLSVFTTAGDRAGSHWGLSALCILLIVLFAQYLRATSLPVPVYSRKKGLTSTRVQIFRMFPIILAIMLVWLVCYVLTLANLLPSDPDRYGHKARTDARGDIMASSPWFRVPYPCQWGLPVVTVAGVLGMLSATMAGIVESIGDYYACARLSGATPPPVHAINRGIFTEGVCCIIAGLLGTGNGSTSSSPNIGVLGITKVGSRRVVQYGAGIMLVLGSVGKFTALFASLPDPILGGMFCTLFGMITAVGLSNLQLVDLNSSRNLFVLGFSMFFGLTLPTYLDTHPDSIRTGLTELDQILTVLLSTEMFVGGFLAFCLDNTIPGSKQERGLVQWMSSSSSSGSSYDLPLGMNLVRRTRWLRRFPISPSFRGFRTSEELPPPPEEEEEPERGGEEEEETPSSKV